tatagatcgacatgtcttgatctttgggtcatttcccatcaaaatggactcctcttgagctaaattatgacactcgggtttttagcctccaaataggctatagctTGCACGCTCATTTTCCCTCGCAGGCATGATCgacgagcatgatgcagctaacatAGCTTCTACACCGTTCCAAAGTCACCCTTGTCTGCAGAAGGGTATAAGGCCATAAGGCCGTTGCCAAGAGTTCAAGCCATAGAGGCTATGACCAATGCGTATTGCGCGCATCACTGGCTGCTCCTCAAcatagggaattcatcactgaatttcctatctagatgaGCAATCGTCAGCTCCTGAGTCATATCCAGAATTAAGGCATAAGCCGTGGACTTAGACATAGGCCGCTCTAAGCCTATTACCATTCTTTTACTCCGCTTTACCGACTCttcgtagcttgataggaagtatgagcatccacttgatgGCATGCGACATTCCTCATCAAGtctggccgcaatcatctcttgcatcgagttaccgagcttagatgatatgaggggccaatgtgctggaccggcaatgctgcaactcattgcggctgcctacgtatctTTCCCTACTCTAAATGAATCAAGCACGGACCGTAGTTCATCTTCTAAGGGACATAAACTTAacccaactcgtttgcgaggccgtggccaagcaataaaggtaatggcctagttcgtataggccgttccgtcaaatatatccaagtgatgcatcatcgagtccgtggaatggcatagtgatgcctcagCATCATATACTCTATTCGTAAGGCTACGCAGCTtagaatgagccttaggcatcattcatagcgttccggctaagctgtgaagcttacttggtacatggtccgcatatgcaccttcaaccaactatccctccctatatatgttaatttaacatttttacaactttgattaagggaggaaaaatcattcatcaactccccacttttactattcatggtcgttgccatgtacccggccatgttggttgtccgctgccaaccccatgtccagccatgttggctgtccgctgccaaccccaTGTGCATCCATGTGGGCCGtctgctgccaacccgatgtccaatcATGTGGGATGTCCGCTTCCAACCcaatgtgcagccatgttggctgtccgctgccaataCGATGTGCaaccatgttggctgaacattgtcaacgcattggccaagggccaatcttCCTTTTCcaacgcaacagaagctttgcaTGAAGATTTatcacaagcaaatggcgcatcgtttagcatgcgccatgctaaaaacgcGGGGTGTTACATAACTGGTCGTGCCATTCTCTAGGATTGTCATGTactgttcgactgataatccaGATCAacgtcttgttggtactctcagcttgtccgtttccttgagggTTGTAGACAGTGGAGAAGAcctgcttaattccatattcttcaagtaactctcgtACTTGTTTGTTGACGAAGGGAGTGCAATTATCAGTGATAATATGCTTAGGCACACTAAAACAGCAAATGGtatactctttaatgaaagcCACAACTGTTGCTTCTGTAGTTCCTCGCAGAGGAATGGCATCCAAccatttagtgaagtattctGTTGCGTTTATGATATATTCGTGCTGCTTCGATGATGGCGggttgattttcccaataatgtccagtccccaactgtaaaatggccatggactgcttatcgagtgtaaaggggTGGAAGGCGCGTAAACAAGGTTCCCATGGATTTGACATCTGTGGCAGCTTTGAACAAAAGTgactgcatcatcctccatggtcggccaatagtatttctcgtgtatctggagaaataatttcctcTTCCATTGATGTTCCCCTTCGTGCATTTCCTTCAGCATAACCAGTATTTCTACCCCAGCCAGGCACCGCAACATATCACCACTGAAGCTCTTGCGATACAGGATCCCTTCGTGAAACACGAACCGTTTGGCCTTTTGCTTCATCTTGACGGCATTCTTTTGGCTAGTAGGAGTTTCCCCGTCGAGGAGATAACTAACGTACgactctctccagtccccagtgtggctcACACTAAAAACCTCCAATTGGTGTGGTGGAGCTTGACAATTCGAGCAGGACTTCTGAAGTAGTCGGGATTGAGTCTCCATCTCTGGCCAGTAATATGCCAGGCGTTGAAGTCGTCGATAAAGCGTTACCACCAGTGATTTTCCACAAATTTCGTTGTGAACGCGGTTAAGCTGCAGCTGTGCTTTATCATCCCCCATACATCTTGATAGGGAACCGTCCGGGTTTTGATGATATAacataccatgaagcatgaagaagttttgcagggttttgagactgacttTTCCTTGAGAAAGTGAGCTGCTGAGCTCCTGAATGATCGTAGTTCGCCAATCGCAAATCTCGGTGTATGTATTGTGACAACCATGTTGATTCTACGGTTCTCCTCTTTACTGTCAGGgtttcttctaatccttcgaacttCAATTTAGACGCCATCGTTACTAGAcaatcggcgtgtttgttgttgctgcgaccaacatgggttatggttgcatcagcaaagtagtttagtaacctttgtgcttCTAATCGGTATGGTGATAGTGTCACTTCCTTCAATGcatatactccattcatctgattcaccagtagcttggagtcacctcttatctccaggCGCGtgactcctgcttgcttggctattaacagccctatgaggaaggcttcatactctgTTGAATTGTTGGTACATTggaagtccagcttgaaggagtgcgagaatACTTCCCCATATGGAGATACTAAGACTACGCCTGCCCCTCCGGTGTTACTGCTAGGAGTGGCAAAGCCGTCAAAATACAATAGCCACACTTCTTCCTCGACAACggagatgtctggaaattctccaggaagatccTCGTGTAGTCCCGTAGTGCCTTCCCCAGGGAATGCTGCTAGTAAGTCTGCGACTGCTTTCCCCTTGATAGCTCTCGGTGATGCACACGTTATGTATAACTCTGAAatttggagaagccacttggcCGTCCTTCCCATCAGGAGCGTTTTTGAAAGTAAGAACTTCGCAGGGTCAGATTTAGACatgagtaccaccttgttggaAAACAGGTAATGTctaaacttctgaatggaatgtATTAGAGCTAAACATGCTTTCTCCGCCTTGGGATATTTGAGTTCAACATCTCTTAGtattcgactgaagtagtatatgagACGTTCGATTCCCTCATCGTCTTCTTGAGCGAGCAAGGCCCCGACAGCGGTGTCACTGAAGGCGGTGTAGAGACAAAGCGGCTTCCCTTGGacgggagacttcatgatggATGGAGATGACAGTATTCGTTGAATCTTTCGGAACGCTTCCTGTTGAGTTGCGGTCCAAATGAagcttgctcccttcttcagcaagggggtaaaTGAGGCAACAAGCTGGGCCAGGCCAGGTATAAAAcatcgaatgtagttcaccttgcccatgaagctttggagttccttcacagttcgtggtggcggcatcgtgaggatggcttgagtcTTGGAAGGGTCCACCTTGATCCCTTCTGCAGTCACTTGGAATCCCAAAATTTTTCCTGAAGAGACTCCGAAAGTgcatttcagaggattcatcttcaatttgtattcacgacacctctcgaacacttgttgtaagactcctgtgtggtctgctcgagctcttgacttgaccacaatatcatccacgtagtcttctacttgtttatgcatcatgtcgtggaatattgccgtcatagcgcgttgatacgttgcaccgacgTTCTTTAAACCGAATGGCATAACGGTATAGTAGAAATTTCCAAGAGGGGTTCGAAAGGATGTCTTACTTGAATCGTGCTCATACATACTTATCTGATTGTAgtcactgtaaccatccatgaagaagaacatgccGTGTCGACTGGTGGcgtccactaacatgtcgatgttgggcataggaaaatcgtccttggggcagcacttgttcaagtctctgaaatccacgtagcaccggatctgtccgtttttcttctttattggaACCACATTAgctaaccaggtcggatgatgaataggtttgatgaagcaGACAACTAGCGACTTCtgaatttcggttttgatttgctcttccacttcgtgtctaaattgcctCGGAGGctgtttgatcggcttggatccaggtacgacatgtagatgatgggtgaccaatttttcatccagaccaggcatttcctcatatgCCCAGGCAAATACATCTTGATACTCCTTTAGAAGTTGGATAAGGTGCGTTCGGCCGTGGACAAAGTCGAACTGATAGAGAcaggcctgggagattcttcattcccgatgttaacaatctcgagctcgtcagttgtggagttggtgccatcttgtagCTGTCGCAGAGCGTCCAATACCTCCTCTTGTGGCTCGTCGTTCTTGAAGCACTCAACTGGGAGGAGAGACTGGGTACCAGTCTCCCatgctaattgctaacaacggcgtCGGTATATCGTTTTCCCCTTCTGATCACGGCTTGCCTCGAAAGATCGTTCCCTCTTGGTCTGGACGTGGGTTGCGGTTTCACCGGATAAAGAAGAGTGTCTGTTCAACAAAGGTGCGTCGTGGTggatagccctcaatgatgcaagtcggtcctcctcctagattgacgcccacgtggggagtggggtgcacaggattttatctgatccttcccgcggagtTTCCCTTGGAtcgaacagttccactccgcatattggtgtgtaaggagacaatgatgcaggaatacagaTGACTTCCTTATTCATCATGGTCTTCAGgaactggtgatacgttgaagggacgaccttattgtcatgaagccacagtctccctagtatcatatgatagtccgtctccttctctatgacttcaaatttcacttttgactgaacgggacctactgataaattcaggttgacatgcccgtatgtgctggtctggtttccttcaaagtctgtcattgtggtaggctgtcgtacgatcttgcatgggcgaaccttggctgCCCTGaaagtcttgagagtaatcacattcgaagatgctcctgtgtcgatgagggccctcctgAACTTTGCacccttgatgcgtgcggtagcatgcagggcccggttgtgaccttcctcctccatcatgtcgtcctctgtaaatgtgacattatttaCAGATGTTTTCGATGCGTTTAGGACTTCTGGACATGAAGGAGCCAGGtgtacgtccagggctatctggttaattgcagcaaacgtctccgcccgctgattcttcgagaggtttaaaagttcacacaaactttccactagagatgcCACTTCCTAATCCACTAGTCTCTGGTTCGTagtaaagctgttgatttgagagggACCAGTCCCCGGTGTAGAAGTCTCCAGAACGCTCATCTCTGATGTGATCTTATCGCTTCCTTGATTAGCTCCATGTTTTTCATATGAATCTCTTGTACCCGCGCTAGTTCACTCAACGTTGGAAGTCTCCTGATTATACCATCAGGTACGCCGTTGGGAGGAGgggtatcttcgttggaggaatcaCCAGGATTTGAGGCTGTAGAggcggtcctaagaccaaccatcttgaaatCGATCGAATGGTAATGAAGAAATTGagtttacaaccgagagattaacctcccactgtagtcgccaattgtttatgggtgaaaactatttctgccggttttggtaatttggggtgtgtgaatgagaaatgaatctaaaccctaaacaaatgcactgcacgggagtgcttgtgattcgagaaatcaatctgtacaattctggcctaaaccaagaaatggtcgttccagacttgcttcgatcacaaagtgaaggagatggggttgatcttagggagggaagcgaagaaggtgttgagaatgtgaaggtgttggttgtgtatgacttgtatcagaaagatgaactggcttgcagaatgtaagctatcagttctggtgtttgaatacaattatatcaacacttggtttctgttgtcttcttctggaaatagggaggagaacctatttatacaagtcattgtgtcttacccacgtctctcgtgggaagtggaggaagtggagtgatggattagtggagttgcgtgtgttagtgtcacacgatcagtcttgcccacttttcccttcatcactaaccgtccatgtcttcctaacacgttcttgtgatggcgcgttgtgcgctgcacgctgtaaaccgccagaccaataccccagtatgtatcccccagtttgtgacatgattaatgtctcgagtgtggatcATAGGACCCACAtaaagcagcatgtgatgctagattaaataactaagttatttaggaagtcgatatttgtgaaatatcgtgtgcattctatgtatgtaatgcatcgaatatattcagcgtgtatgaagcatcactgttttaaggcttaatggagtaagtcgcggaaaatagcatcacatccatccatcttcgagtgaccgtttggaggttgtacaggtaagccctgactggGCCAATCACTCTGTGTGGATGAGTGGTgaacggtgatcgtggtgatacctcactggtcgcctaactcttgtcttaggctgtccgtccaggctggtgaaTTTGgtcggacgagatggcttgcgacccacatctgcgaccatcAGATTATGGTTTAGGAGGTgatcgaacaccaacctttagcttggttgaatccaaGCATGAGACACGTTTTTGGAAaagccgattgggcatgcgtgtagacggcatgctggtgtaggtgtctgtacctcactgtcccatggagatgcgatctaagacactcaatttgtccgacaaagttgagtgatcgagatcgatttgctattgaaaacgcgcgaccatgcctagtttgggcgcacaaatcgagacgaccaaccatagttggtcttgaccgattagtcatgtatgtaggcgggcccatggtgattgtgttgacatgctctgggtcctttgaatctacatctacaccctccgtctatacctgcgaagatggatggttgagactgatttgcgacacatgtgatgtgccgcaaaccctaattagggtttcacgtccacgctgctttggctggacgaattggcaagccacgcttctcttttggggaggccgaccatgtggggcc
Above is a genomic segment from Papaver somniferum cultivar HN1 chromosome 10, ASM357369v1, whole genome shotgun sequence containing:
- the LOC113315537 gene encoding uncharacterized protein LOC113315537, giving the protein MGKVNYIRCFIPGLAQLVASFTPLLKKGASFIWTATQQEAFRKIQRILSSPSIMKSPVQGKPLCLYTAFSDTAVGALLAQEDDEGIERLIYYFSRILRDVELKYPKAEKACLALIHSIQKFRHYLFSNKVVLMSKSDPAKFLLSKTLLMGRTAKWLLQISELYITCASPRAIKGKAVADLLAAFPGEGTTGLHEDLPGEFPDISVVEEEVWLLYFDGFATPSSNTGGAGVVLVSPYGEVFSHSFKLDFQCTNNSTDNNKHADCLVTMASKLKFEGLEETLTVKRRTVESTWLSQYIHRDLRLANYDHSGAQQLTFSRKSQSQNPAKLLHASCVPKHIITDNCTPFVNKQVRELLEEYGIKQVFSTVYNPQGNGQAESTNKTLIWIISRTVHDNPREWHDQLCNTPRF